The following coding sequences are from one Nonlabens arenilitoris window:
- a CDS encoding Tll0287-like domain-containing protein encodes MKNVIFKVLSLLLLVLVSSCSDSKKSTYNSQKDVDMSSDYTAINHPGKKLLENQCYVCHNPSTNHNDRIAPPMVAVKSHYLNDDISNKEFADAIWNFVEKPTEKKSKMRGAVKRFNLMPYQVFKEEDIRLIADYMYEFKIDEPEWFKKHIEEESKGKVKYRNDGAKLNDTLISNYQTPEEKGLQYALSTKKELGKNLMGTIQKKGTKEAVTFCNVKAYPITDSMAIAQNARIKRVSDRPRNSNNQANKKELAIIEQFKKSIASNKDYKPVTELIDGVNHFYYPITTNSMCLQCHGEPNKDINADVYATISQLYPTDKAVGYDVNQVRGIWSITFNN; translated from the coding sequence ATGAAAAATGTCATTTTTAAAGTCCTTAGCTTACTTCTACTGGTTTTAGTTAGCAGTTGTAGTGATAGTAAAAAATCCACGTACAATAGTCAAAAAGATGTGGACATGAGTAGCGATTATACAGCTATAAATCATCCTGGTAAAAAACTATTAGAAAATCAGTGTTATGTATGTCACAATCCTAGCACTAATCACAATGATCGCATCGCACCACCTATGGTTGCTGTTAAATCACATTATTTAAATGATGATATCTCAAATAAAGAATTTGCTGATGCTATCTGGAATTTTGTAGAAAAACCAACAGAAAAAAAATCTAAAATGAGAGGTGCCGTGAAACGTTTTAACCTAATGCCTTATCAAGTATTTAAGGAAGAAGACATAAGGCTTATTGCTGATTATATGTATGAATTTAAAATCGATGAACCAGAATGGTTCAAAAAACATATAGAAGAAGAAAGTAAAGGCAAGGTAAAATACCGCAATGATGGTGCAAAATTAAACGACACATTAATCAGTAATTATCAAACACCTGAAGAGAAAGGTCTACAATATGCCTTAAGCACAAAAAAAGAATTGGGTAAAAACTTAATGGGAACCATTCAAAAAAAAGGAACTAAAGAGGCTGTGACATTTTGTAATGTAAAAGCCTATCCTATTACAGATAGCATGGCAATAGCTCAAAACGCAAGAATCAAGAGAGTTAGTGATCGTCCTCGCAATAGTAATAATCAAGCCAATAAAAAAGAGTTAGCAATTATTGAACAATTCAAAAAGTCAATAGCCAGTAATAAAGATTACAAACCAGTAACAGAATTAATTGACGGTGTAAATCATTTTTATTATCCTATCACTACAAACTCTATGTGCTTGCAATGTCATGGTGAACCCAATAAAGATATCAATGCAGATGTTTACGCTACCATATCACAATTATACCCAACCGACAAGGCAGTTGGTTACGATGTCAATCAGGTTAGAGGTATATGGAGTATTACATTCAATAATTAA
- a CDS encoding NAD(P)/FAD-dependent oxidoreductase, whose product MSTHFQVLIIGGGTAGIMTAAQLLKKNQSISIGIIEPAETHYYQPAWTLVGGGTYDFKKTGRPMASLIPSGVNWIKDYATAFNTENNFVKTKTSGHIKYDYLVVAPGLVMAPEMIEGLPEALEKGVACSNYTDPEHTWNCIKNFKGGNALFTQPITPIKCGGAPQKIAYLAADYFRKNNLSNKSNVIFATPGSVIFGVKPIRETLMKVIGRYGMHFKPYYAPIKIDADHKVVYFKHTAPEENMCVINEDNELGETATGDEIIKIPFELLHIAPPQTAPKFIRESSLVNDAGWLDVDHHSLQHNSHANIFGLGDVAGLPTAKTGAAIRKQVPVVVDNIIKLMTTQMKGDLSYNGYSSCPLVTGYGKMTLAEFDYEGNFTPDPKLKRMFVFNSEKEHWRLWMFKKFGLPYLYWNKMMKGKEV is encoded by the coding sequence ATGTCAACACATTTTCAAGTCCTAATAATCGGCGGTGGTACCGCCGGAATTATGACAGCAGCTCAACTTTTAAAGAAAAACCAATCGATAAGCATTGGAATTATAGAGCCTGCTGAAACGCATTACTACCAACCTGCCTGGACGCTTGTAGGTGGTGGAACTTATGACTTTAAAAAGACAGGAAGACCCATGGCTAGCCTTATCCCTTCAGGAGTAAACTGGATTAAAGATTATGCAACAGCTTTTAATACGGAAAATAATTTTGTAAAAACCAAAACATCTGGTCATATAAAATATGACTATCTAGTTGTAGCTCCAGGATTAGTAATGGCACCAGAAATGATTGAAGGGCTTCCTGAAGCTTTAGAAAAAGGTGTCGCCTGTAGTAACTATACCGATCCTGAACATACATGGAATTGTATTAAAAACTTTAAAGGCGGTAATGCCCTATTTACTCAACCTATAACACCTATAAAATGTGGTGGTGCTCCTCAGAAAATAGCCTATCTCGCAGCCGATTATTTTAGAAAAAACAATCTGTCTAACAAATCAAATGTCATTTTTGCTACACCTGGCAGTGTCATTTTTGGTGTAAAGCCTATACGAGAAACTTTAATGAAAGTTATAGGTAGGTATGGAATGCATTTTAAACCATACTATGCTCCTATTAAAATTGATGCCGATCATAAAGTAGTTTATTTTAAGCATACAGCACCTGAAGAAAACATGTGTGTGATTAATGAAGATAATGAATTAGGAGAAACTGCTACAGGTGATGAAATTATTAAAATTCCATTTGAATTACTACATATTGCTCCTCCACAAACGGCACCCAAATTCATACGTGAATCCAGCTTGGTTAACGATGCAGGATGGCTAGATGTAGACCACCATTCTTTACAGCATAATTCTCATGCAAATATCTTCGGATTAGGAGATGTCGCGGGCTTACCAACCGCAAAAACCGGCGCTGCCATTAGAAAACAAGTTCCTGTGGTGGTGGATAATATTATTAAGTTAATGACTACACAAATGAAAGGTGATTTAAGTTATAATGGTTATTCCTCTTGCCCACTAGTTACCGGATATGGTAAAATGACGCTGGCAGAGTTTGATTATGAAGGTAACTTTACTCCTGATCCTAAATTAAAACGAATGTTTGTTTTTAATAGTGAAAAAGAGCACTGGCGTCTATGGATGTTCAAAAAATTTGGACTACCCTATCTATATTGGAATAAAATGATGAAAGGAAAAGAAGTTTAA
- a CDS encoding methyltransferase family protein, translated as MSKLSFKDYVLVALQGLLFIFYIIDIEILPIKLSKTISLLGFLTAIVGVITLAIALLQLNNNLSPFPTPKTGSQLITVGLYKYIRHPIYTGILFLFYGYAFYNESVYKFLLASLLFVLFQVKTSYEEKKLIQKFSLYKNYKLKTGKFLPKILVKKS; from the coding sequence ATGAGTAAGCTTTCCTTTAAAGATTATGTGCTGGTAGCATTGCAAGGCCTTCTATTTATATTCTATATAATTGATATAGAAATACTACCCATAAAATTATCTAAAACTATTAGTTTATTAGGTTTTCTAACTGCTATTGTAGGCGTTATAACTCTGGCGATAGCCCTTTTACAACTCAACAATAATCTATCACCTTTTCCTACACCTAAGACTGGCTCGCAATTAATTACCGTTGGACTTTATAAATATATAAGACATCCTATATACACAGGTATTCTATTTCTGTTTTATGGATATGCCTTTTATAATGAGTCCGTATATAAGTTTTTACTAGCTTCTTTATTATTCGTTTTATTTCAAGTAAAAACTAGCTATGAAGAAAAGAAATTGATTCAAAAATTTAGTCTGTACAAGAACTATAAATTAAAGACAGGTAAATTCTTACCTAAAATATTAGTTAAAAAAAGTTAA
- a CDS encoding peroxiredoxin, translated as MENSNVTPEQIISMPRIGDTAPDFNAVTTKGNIKMSDFAKDKWIVMFSHPADFTPVCTTEMSGFAERKAEFDALNTELLGLSIDSIHAHLGWVQNVRENTGVYFDFPIIADIDMKVSKLYGMLQPNESETAAVRAVFFIDPSKKIRLIMYYPLNVGRNMDEILRALDALQMSDKHKAAMPLDWKRGDQAICPPPKSLDALNARLADDSVEKITWYLAKKDI; from the coding sequence ATGGAAAACTCAAATGTAACACCAGAACAAATAATTTCAATGCCTAGAATTGGTGATACAGCACCAGATTTTAATGCAGTAACTACTAAAGGAAACATCAAAATGTCTGATTTTGCAAAGGACAAATGGATTGTCATGTTTTCTCACCCAGCAGATTTTACTCCAGTTTGCACCACTGAAATGAGTGGCTTTGCAGAGAGAAAAGCAGAATTTGATGCGCTTAATACAGAATTATTAGGCTTAAGTATCGATAGCATTCACGCACACCTAGGTTGGGTTCAAAATGTAAGAGAAAACACAGGAGTTTACTTTGACTTCCCGATCATAGCAGATATAGACATGAAGGTTTCAAAACTTTATGGAATGCTACAACCTAATGAAAGTGAAACAGCAGCAGTTAGAGCAGTATTCTTCATTGATCCTTCAAAAAAAATAAGACTTATCATGTATTATCCACTTAACGTTGGTCGTAATATGGATGAAATTTTAAGAGCCTTAGATGCGTTACAGATGTCTGATAAGCACAAAGCAGCAATGCCATTAGACTGGAAAAGAGGTGATCAAGCCATCTGTCCACCGCCTAAATCATTAGATGCATTAAATGCAAGACTAGCAGATGATTCTGTTGAAAAAATCACTTGGTATCTTGCAAAAAAAGATATTTAA
- a CDS encoding MBL fold metallo-hydrolase, which yields MNIKQFEYKPLAHYSYAIVSNGEMAIVDPERDPSQYYAFAKANNATIKAVIETHPHADFVSSHLELHKETGATIYNSEKLGADYPHQSFDDGDHITIGDITLKAINTPGHSPDSITIVATDGDDTALFTGDTLFIGDVGRPDLREKAGNMQAKREELAGMMYDTVTTKFTDLPDDAVVYPAHGAGSLCGKNLSDAASSTLGDERRDNWAFKTQSKEDFMSTILDGQPFIPSYFGYDVDINKTGADSLEPSISEIPFEENASATGLIVDMRDEAAFKKGHLKGSFNIQAVSENAKFETWLGSIVTPEDTFTLVIDTEENKDALLHRVAKIGYEKLLTKVITLAQENLEQTPSLDLADFKENPDNYTIVDIRNTSEVEEEKFFENALPHPLNELRDTASEIPTDKPIVVHCAGGYRSAAGSSILQKKLASATVYDLSDNIEQFK from the coding sequence ATGAACATTAAACAATTTGAATACAAACCGTTAGCACATTACTCCTATGCGATAGTTAGTAATGGCGAGATGGCTATTGTTGATCCAGAACGTGATCCTAGTCAGTATTACGCTTTCGCGAAAGCAAACAACGCTACCATCAAAGCAGTCATAGAAACACATCCTCATGCAGATTTTGTAAGCTCACATCTAGAGCTGCACAAAGAAACAGGTGCTACTATCTATAATAGTGAAAAGCTAGGTGCAGACTATCCGCATCAATCATTTGACGATGGTGATCATATTACGATAGGCGATATAACTCTTAAAGCAATCAACACGCCAGGACACTCACCAGACAGTATTACAATCGTTGCCACAGATGGTGATGATACAGCTTTGTTTACAGGTGACACTTTATTTATAGGCGATGTAGGTCGTCCAGATTTGCGTGAAAAAGCCGGTAATATGCAAGCAAAACGAGAAGAGCTTGCGGGAATGATGTATGATACCGTAACTACTAAGTTTACTGATTTGCCAGATGATGCTGTAGTTTATCCAGCACACGGTGCAGGATCCTTATGTGGCAAAAATTTAAGCGATGCAGCGAGTAGTACATTAGGAGATGAACGCAGAGATAATTGGGCTTTTAAAACGCAGTCTAAAGAAGACTTTATGTCAACTATACTGGATGGACAACCTTTCATTCCATCTTATTTTGGGTATGATGTTGATATTAATAAAACAGGTGCAGACAGTTTAGAACCATCCATATCTGAAATACCGTTTGAAGAAAATGCAAGTGCTACTGGACTTATAGTAGATATGCGAGATGAAGCAGCTTTTAAAAAAGGCCATCTTAAAGGTAGTTTTAATATTCAGGCCGTTTCTGAAAATGCCAAATTTGAAACTTGGTTAGGTTCCATAGTCACTCCAGAAGATACATTTACTCTTGTGATTGATACTGAAGAAAATAAAGATGCGTTGTTGCATCGAGTGGCAAAAATCGGATATGAAAAATTACTTACTAAAGTAATCACCCTTGCTCAGGAAAACCTAGAACAAACACCTTCACTAGATCTAGCCGATTTCAAAGAAAATCCAGATAATTATACCATAGTAGATATACGTAATACCAGCGAGGTAGAAGAAGAAAAGTTTTTTGAAAATGCCTTACCTCATCCATTAAATGAATTGAGAGATACAGCAAGCGAGATCCCAACCGATAAACCTATCGTTGTACATTGCGCAGGTGGTTATCGCAGCGCTGCAGGAAGTAGCATTTTACAGAAAAAACTAGCAAGTGCCACCGTGTATGATTTAAGTGATAACATAGAACAATTTAAATAA
- a CDS encoding Dps family protein codes for MKKMNNIGLDINASQNTAVELNDLLANYQMFYMNLRGFHWNIKGKKFFELHLKFEELYNDALIKVDEIAERVLTLSATPLHTFNSYLDASEIKSAENVTDGEIAINSILESLKILLSKERAILSIAGDANDEGTVALMSDYIVQQEKLVWMLSAYQD; via the coding sequence ATGAAAAAGATGAACAACATAGGACTAGATATTAATGCATCTCAAAACACAGCAGTAGAGCTTAATGATCTTCTTGCAAACTATCAAATGTTCTATATGAACTTAAGAGGTTTTCACTGGAACATTAAAGGAAAAAAATTCTTTGAACTACATCTTAAATTTGAAGAACTTTATAACGATGCCTTAATCAAGGTTGATGAAATTGCAGAGCGTGTTCTAACCTTAAGCGCGACACCTTTACATACTTTTAATTCATACTTAGATGCATCAGAGATAAAATCTGCAGAAAACGTAACAGATGGTGAAATTGCTATTAACAGTATACTTGAATCCTTAAAAATTCTTTTAAGCAAAGAAAGAGCCATTTTATCTATTGCCGGCGATGCAAACGATGAAGGAACGGTAGCGCTTATGAGTGATTACATAGTGCAACAAGAGAAACTGGTATGGATGCTGTCTGCTTACCAAGACTAA
- a CDS encoding cytochrome ubiquinol oxidase subunit I: MDTEILARIQFAFTIAFHYIYPPLSIGLGLIMVFMEGMYLKTGNKQYEILTRFWLKIFAITFGIGVATGIIMEFEFGTNWAVYSRYVGDIFGSALAAEGLFAFGLESAFLGILLFGWNRVSPRVHFISTIGVFLGSMFSAVWIVVANSWQQTPAGYHIVGEGFDARAEVTDFWAMVFNPSSVDRIIHVWQGAFLAGAFLVLSVHAYYLLKGRYIEISKKAFKIALGLATIISLTQLISGHSSADGVAVNQPAKLAAMEGHYEKSAPADLYLFGWVDDETQEVTGIKLPGGLSFLVHQDFEEPITGLNAFPKDERPGQVNAVFQFYHIMISIGMFLIGLTLYASFLWWRGTLFEKKWLLKIFAFSVLLPQIANQVGWFAAEMGRQPWIVYGHLRTDEGFSQEVSSNQILFSLILFLIVYAILFLLFIYFVNKKIKHGPYDEAQNPNEFLKYV; the protein is encoded by the coding sequence ATGGATACAGAAATTCTAGCCCGTATACAATTTGCCTTTACCATTGCCTTTCACTATATCTATCCACCACTTAGTATTGGATTAGGTCTAATTATGGTGTTTATGGAAGGAATGTATTTAAAAACTGGAAATAAACAATATGAGATTCTTACACGTTTTTGGTTAAAGATTTTTGCAATCACCTTTGGGATAGGTGTTGCAACTGGTATCATCATGGAATTTGAGTTCGGGACTAACTGGGCTGTATATTCTAGATATGTAGGAGATATTTTTGGAAGCGCTCTAGCTGCCGAAGGTTTGTTTGCTTTTGGGTTAGAAAGTGCCTTTTTAGGAATACTCCTTTTTGGCTGGAATCGAGTATCTCCTCGAGTGCATTTCATTTCTACCATAGGTGTATTTCTGGGATCTATGTTTTCTGCAGTCTGGATTGTTGTTGCAAATAGCTGGCAACAAACGCCAGCTGGTTATCATATTGTAGGTGAAGGTTTTGATGCGAGAGCAGAAGTTACTGATTTCTGGGCAATGGTTTTTAATCCATCTAGTGTAGATAGAATCATTCACGTGTGGCAAGGAGCCTTTCTTGCTGGAGCATTTTTAGTTTTGAGTGTCCACGCTTATTATTTATTAAAAGGTCGATACATAGAAATTTCTAAAAAAGCTTTTAAAATCGCTCTAGGGCTAGCTACAATTATTTCTCTCACTCAACTTATTTCTGGACACAGCTCTGCAGATGGTGTTGCCGTTAATCAACCAGCAAAACTGGCTGCTATGGAAGGACATTATGAAAAATCAGCTCCGGCAGATTTGTATCTTTTCGGTTGGGTAGATGATGAGACTCAAGAGGTCACTGGTATCAAATTACCTGGTGGATTATCCTTTCTAGTACATCAAGATTTTGAAGAGCCTATTACTGGTTTAAACGCTTTTCCTAAAGATGAACGTCCTGGACAGGTAAATGCAGTATTCCAGTTTTATCATATCATGATTTCTATAGGCATGTTTCTTATAGGTCTCACGCTCTATGCAAGTTTTCTATGGTGGCGTGGCACCTTATTTGAGAAAAAATGGTTGCTTAAAATATTTGCATTCTCTGTGCTTCTTCCACAAATCGCTAATCAGGTAGGCTGGTTTGCAGCTGAGATGGGTAGGCAACCATGGATTGTCTATGGTCACTTAAGAACTGATGAAGGTTTCTCTCAAGAAGTTTCTTCTAATCAAATACTGTTTTCGCTCATCTTATTTCTAATAGTGTACGCGATCTTATTTTTACTCTTTATCTATTTTGTAAATAAAAAGATCAAGCACGGTCCTTATGATGAGGCACAAAATCCTAATGAATTTTTAAAATACGTTTAA
- the cydB gene encoding cytochrome d ubiquinol oxidase subunit II, whose product MEYFLGIDYPTLWFLVVGLLFSGYAILEGFDYGAGMWHLFFRKDLSRRIAINAIGPLWDANQVWFIIGAGALFAGFPVMYATMLSAMYIPFMLFLLLLVLRSSAIKFRSSEEMKWWRTTWDIIYFISNTLIAFLLGVVLGNVLQGFEIGENYTYKGGIFFAFLSPYAIMAGFTTLSLFMTQGAIFLLLKTEGRLHSRLTFLLKKGMIFFITSFAVTSLYTLIFLPGVTDRFKEQPLFFALPILAFLAVANVPRLVSKKKYFQALIFSSLTMAFLLMLVAFQLYPVLLPSTIDPAFSVTIYNAASSQKSLGIMLTMVVVGAPLLAGYLIFLYKTFNGKVQLDDTSY is encoded by the coding sequence ATGGAATATTTTTTAGGGATCGATTATCCCACACTTTGGTTTTTAGTAGTAGGCTTATTGTTTTCAGGTTATGCCATTTTAGAAGGCTTTGATTATGGTGCTGGTATGTGGCATTTATTTTTTAGAAAAGACTTAAGCAGGCGCATTGCCATCAATGCTATAGGTCCATTATGGGATGCAAATCAGGTATGGTTTATCATAGGTGCAGGTGCTTTATTTGCAGGTTTCCCAGTGATGTATGCGACCATGTTATCTGCAATGTATATTCCATTTATGCTGTTTTTATTATTGCTGGTTCTAAGATCATCTGCCATTAAATTTAGAAGTTCTGAAGAGATGAAATGGTGGCGCACCACTTGGGACATCATCTATTTTATATCCAATACATTAATCGCATTTTTATTAGGAGTCGTTTTAGGTAATGTTTTACAAGGTTTTGAAATAGGAGAAAACTATACTTATAAAGGTGGTATTTTCTTTGCTTTTCTAAGTCCTTATGCTATCATGGCTGGATTTACAACCTTATCATTATTTATGACCCAAGGTGCTATTTTCTTATTGCTTAAAACAGAAGGCAGACTACACAGCAGATTAACTTTTTTACTTAAAAAAGGGATGATTTTCTTTATCACTAGTTTTGCAGTAACCTCGTTATACACACTGATATTCTTACCAGGTGTGACTGATCGATTTAAGGAACAACCATTATTTTTTGCACTTCCTATATTAGCATTTCTAGCAGTGGCAAATGTGCCTCGATTGGTCTCTAAGAAAAAATATTTTCAAGCATTGATCTTTTCTTCTTTAACGATGGCCTTTTTATTAATGTTAGTAGCTTTTCAACTATATCCAGTATTATTACCATCAACGATAGATCCGGCTTTTAGCGTTACAATATACAATGCAGCATCTTCTCAAAAATCATTAGGAATCATGCTTACTATGGTAGTCGTAGGAGCTCCACTTCTTGCTGGATACCTTATCTTTTTATATAAAACATTTAATGGTAAAGTTCAATTAGACGATACCAGTTACTAG
- a CDS encoding NAD(P)/FAD-dependent oxidoreductase, whose product MSKIVILGAGISGHVAASHLRRKLSKEHEVVVVSPNSNYQWIPSNIWVGIGRMKSKEILFPLAPLYRKKNITFLQAKAVSFHPEGDIEEVKPYVLSEYVVGEKKGTQEKVTYDYLINATGPKLNFEATDGLIPGSNKTYSVCTYGHADHAWHGLNELIQDMKKGKKAKILIGTGHAKATCQGAAFEYILNVEQELRKHKVRDMAEVTWISNEYQLGDFGMDGMLLSYGGMTMKSSEMVEMIFEDRDIKWILGAGVDKIEDGVAHYENLDGEYKTESYDFAMLIPAFSGHGFKAFDKDNQDITNKLFKGFMIVDADYTSKTYEEWSVQDWPETYQNPYYKNIFAPGIAFAPPHAISKPRKSKNGTDISPAPPRTGMPSGITAKLVADNIIDSIKNGKESLDHKGSLGNMGAACIASAGYGLTQGSGVSITTYPIVPDYHKYPKTQGRQLGKTFGEIGLAGHWLKLALHYAFIYKAKMKPFWWLIPE is encoded by the coding sequence ATGTCAAAAATAGTCATACTAGGAGCAGGGATTTCTGGACACGTTGCGGCATCGCATTTACGTAGAAAACTGTCTAAAGAGCATGAAGTAGTCGTGGTCTCACCTAATAGTAATTATCAATGGATACCATCTAATATATGGGTAGGAATAGGAAGAATGAAATCAAAAGAAATCTTATTTCCGCTTGCACCATTATACCGCAAAAAAAACATCACTTTTTTACAAGCCAAAGCAGTCTCCTTTCATCCGGAAGGAGATATTGAAGAAGTTAAACCCTATGTATTATCTGAATATGTGGTAGGAGAAAAAAAAGGCACTCAAGAAAAAGTAACTTATGATTATTTAATAAATGCCACAGGTCCTAAACTTAACTTTGAAGCTACAGATGGATTAATTCCTGGATCAAATAAAACTTATTCTGTTTGTACCTATGGTCATGCAGATCATGCCTGGCATGGATTAAATGAGCTGATTCAAGACATGAAAAAGGGTAAAAAAGCAAAGATCCTGATAGGTACTGGACATGCTAAAGCCACTTGTCAAGGCGCTGCATTTGAATACATTTTAAATGTAGAGCAAGAATTGCGCAAGCATAAAGTGCGTGACATGGCAGAAGTTACTTGGATTTCAAACGAATATCAACTAGGTGATTTTGGTATGGATGGTATGTTACTATCCTATGGCGGTATGACGATGAAGTCTAGTGAGATGGTAGAAATGATTTTTGAAGACCGTGATATTAAATGGATTCTAGGTGCTGGTGTAGATAAAATTGAAGATGGAGTTGCACATTATGAGAATCTGGATGGTGAATATAAAACCGAATCTTATGATTTTGCGATGCTTATCCCAGCCTTTTCAGGTCATGGTTTTAAGGCATTTGATAAAGATAATCAGGACATCACAAATAAACTTTTTAAAGGCTTTATGATTGTTGATGCAGACTATACATCAAAAACTTATGAAGAATGGTCTGTACAGGACTGGCCAGAGACTTATCAAAATCCTTATTATAAAAATATTTTTGCACCTGGTATTGCTTTTGCTCCACCACATGCCATCTCAAAACCGCGTAAAAGTAAAAATGGCACAGACATATCACCAGCACCACCACGTACCGGTATGCCATCTGGTATCACCGCAAAATTAGTAGCAGATAATATTATTGATTCCATAAAAAATGGGAAAGAATCATTAGATCATAAAGGTAGTTTAGGAAATATGGGTGCTGCTTGTATAGCATCTGCCGGATATGGTCTTACACAAGGTAGTGGTGTAAGTATTACCACCTACCCTATTGTACCTGATTATCATAAATATCCTAAAACACAAGGCCGACAATTGGGTAAAACCTTTGGAGAAATAGGACTTGCTGGTCACTGGCTCAAACTAGCATTACATTATGCATTTATTTACAAGGCAAAAATGAAACCTTTCTGGTGGTTAATTCCAGAATAA
- a CDS encoding TolC family protein translates to MKKILLFITFSIAILTQATAQQTTLISKEEVAEKVVKNNNSIKISEQEFLEAKADFDQTKAVFLPNITASHTGIITTNPLMAFGSKLNQGILTQNDFNPDLLNNPDQVQNFATIIEVQQPLINIDGLYQRKAARASMEAVLLKKQRTEEYLSFEVENAYMQLQLAYKGIAVLEKVQKAAQENLKLAQNRLKQGYLQRADVLNVEVRLTEVQNQLQTARSNVQNASDYLSYLMDDDGYTIYQPSDSLTIKNITIKDNNFSENRSDIKAMQLATTAYEAANKADKMAFLPRLNAFGSYELYDENLFQASANGYVVGAQLSWDLFKGSQRIGQANKSKATLEKSKLEYEQYVSKSKLEINKAQRMLNDAENKLQLAQLALDQSKESLRIRTNRFKEGLEKTSDLLNAETQFAQKQLEYYQTVFELNYAQAYINFLTKSE, encoded by the coding sequence ATGAAGAAAATCTTATTATTTATAACCTTTAGCATTGCGATATTAACGCAAGCGACAGCACAGCAAACTACTCTAATTTCAAAAGAAGAAGTTGCTGAAAAAGTGGTTAAAAACAACAATTCTATAAAAATATCTGAGCAAGAGTTTCTAGAAGCAAAAGCAGATTTTGATCAGACTAAAGCTGTTTTCTTGCCTAATATAACCGCAAGTCATACCGGTATTATTACCACTAATCCATTAATGGCCTTTGGTTCTAAATTAAATCAAGGAATCTTAACTCAAAACGACTTCAATCCAGATCTACTCAATAATCCAGATCAGGTTCAAAATTTTGCTACTATAATTGAAGTACAACAACCCTTAATTAATATAGATGGTTTGTACCAACGTAAAGCTGCAAGAGCCTCAATGGAAGCTGTTTTACTTAAAAAACAGCGCACAGAAGAATATCTATCCTTTGAAGTAGAAAACGCTTACATGCAATTACAACTAGCATACAAAGGAATTGCGGTGCTAGAAAAAGTTCAAAAAGCAGCTCAAGAAAATTTAAAACTAGCACAAAACAGATTAAAGCAAGGATACCTGCAACGTGCAGATGTATTAAACGTAGAAGTAAGACTTACAGAAGTTCAAAACCAATTACAAACTGCGCGTAGTAACGTGCAAAATGCGTCAGATTATCTTTCTTATTTAATGGATGACGATGGTTATACCATATACCAGCCTAGTGATAGCTTAACGATTAAAAACATCACTATAAAGGACAATAACTTTTCTGAAAACAGATCAGATATTAAAGCCATGCAGCTTGCTACTACTGCTTATGAAGCAGCAAACAAGGCAGACAAGATGGCTTTTCTACCTAGACTTAATGCATTTGGATCTTATGAGTTGTATGATGAAAATCTATTTCAAGCAAGTGCAAATGGATATGTGGTAGGTGCACAATTGAGCTGGGATCTTTTTAAAGGTTCTCAACGTATCGGTCAGGCAAATAAAAGTAAAGCTACTTTAGAAAAGTCAAAACTTGAATATGAGCAATATGTTTCAAAATCAAAATTAGAAATTAATAAAGCGCAGCGCATGCTTAATGATGCCGAAAATAAATTACAACTAGCACAACTAGCACTAGATCAATCTAAAGAATCATTACGCATACGTACCAATAGGTTTAAAGAAGGTCTTGAAAAAACATCAGATCTATTAAATGCCGAAACGCAATTTGCTCAAAAACAACTAGAATATTATCAAACGGTTTTTGAACTTAATTATGCTCAGGCGTATATCAACTTTTTAACTAAGTCAGAATAA